TTGCCCCATTCTTTTAATGATGCTTCGATATGCATCTTGCAGTGATTGCAACTCATATCGGGAACAGAAAAGACATATTTCATAGGATCACTCCTTCTACATACAATATTGTACTGGGCCGAGGGCCCGCTCTTCCCTCTTCTATTTTTTTGCCCACAGTTGCACCAGTTCTATCAGGGTGCGGGTTGCCACGACCATGTCCGAAAGGCTTACCCATTCGGTCCGGCTGTGAAAGTTGTGTCCCCCGGTGTAAATGTTGGGGGTCGGTATGCCCATTTCGGTAAGCCGGGACCCATCGGTTCCACCTCGGATGGGCTTTAAGTAGGGTTCTACGCCGGCCTTTCGGGCTGCTTCCATAAGCAGGGCCAGGACTTCGGGCCGTTCATCAATCTTTTGTTTCATGTTTCGATACTGGAATTGGGGACGAACCTCCACCCGTCCGCCGGGGAATTGGGCTTCCACGGTCTTTGCAAAGCTTTCGAGGGCCCCAAGCCGCCGTTCCATTTCCTTTTCATCAAAGTCTCGAAGGTAAATCTCCAGAGAAGCCTCTTCCAGGTCTCCCTTTATTTCGATGGGGCAATAATACCCGTAGTAGCCATCGGTGGCTTCGGGGCTTTCTGAGCGGGGTAACAGGGTGGCGTAGGTAGCCGCCATGAGGGTGGCATTGGCAAGTTTCCCTCGGGCCTGCCCTATGTGAATCGCCTTGCCGTGAAAGTACACGTCCGCCTTGTAGGCGGTAAAACATTCGGCCTCTATTTCTCCCGCCGGTCCTCCATCGAGGGTGTAAAAGGCAGTGGCCCTCATGTGTTCCCGGGGGAACTCGGGGAGCCCCTTGCCGGTTTCTTCGTCGGGGGAAAACACTATTTCGAGGGGCCCATGGGGCACTTCCGGATGGTTTTTAAGGTACCGGAGAAGGGTCATGATTTCGGCGATTCCTGCCTTGTCATCGGCCCCTAAAAGGGTGGTCCCATCGGTATGGATGATGGTATCCCCGATGCGCTCTGCCAGGGCTTCATCGCTGGTAGGATCCAGAACCACCCCGTCCTGAAGGGTAATTCGCTCGCCCTGATAGTTTTCACAGACGATAGGGTGTACGTCCTTACCGGACACATCGCTTGCCGTGTCCATATGGGCAAGGAACCCAATGGTGGGGGCTCCTTCGTAGCCTTTGCTCGCCGGTAAGCGGCTAATCACATAGCAGTGATCCGTCAGCGTTACTTCGGGAATACCGAGTTCCTGAAGTTCCTTTACCAGCAGTCGGGCCAGATCCCATTGGCCGGGGGTAGAAGGAGTTTCGGCAATATGGCGATCACTGGTGGTCCATATCTGGGCATAGCGAATAAAAGAAGAACGCAGGGATTCTACCAGTTCTGAATCTCCAAGGCGCTCCTTAAAAGTTTTGGGATTCTTCGTTGTTTTCATACATATATAATGCTGAATATTTTGGTCAGGGTAAAGAGGGAGGGGGCTAACTCCCTCTTTTGCCTCCTCCTCAACCTAGGGATTAAAGCGGAACCAGCCGAAGTCAAAGGATGAGCCGGGCAAAAACACGAAGGAAAGGTTTAGCTTTTTCCCCCGAAAACTTGACGGCAGTTCTGCAAGGGGGAAGGTCTCTTCCCCATAGTCTTGGGTATGGGTAAATTCTACCAGTTGAACCGCTGTTTCTAAACCATCGCTGAACCGCAGATGAATGCTGTTTTTATCGGTCCGGGAACGGCCATAGATGGTGATGGACCGGGGAAGGGTTTCCTCAAAAAGAAGCTCCGTAAAGGTGATGGTAACGTTGTTGCCTATTTCTTCGATGCCCTGTTCGGCAAGGCGGAAACTATCTCCGTAGAGTTCGTCGTAGTCCAGAGCGCGTATAGTGGTAAAGGTGCGGTTCTGTTTTTCAAACACGAAGCCCTTGATGTGCATCTTCGCGGTGGTAACAAAATACAGGGATTGGAGTCCCCGAAGGCGTCGCTTTAACCGGTAGGTTTCTTCCTGATACACATTCCAGATGCTCTTTTTCTGGTATACCAGGTCCCCCAATAGGGTGCTCCCCGGTTTTTGTGGGTGTCCATCCCATACTTCAAGATGATAGGCTTCGTCATTCAACGTAAAGATTGGCAACATAATGGTATCTGAACCGTGGGAACCAAAATCAAGGTCCCTGTAGCCGACGATGGTCATGCTGTCCCGGGCGGTGGCAATCCCCTGTTCGTTACCCGGCCCCAGGTCTCCGTTTGAATCATCATAGAGGCCCGCCGAAATGAACTGGTACGGGTCCTTGTGGAGGTTCCCGAATCCCCGGGCGGTAAATTCCAGTTGGGAGATAAGGCGCACCGTGTTAGTCCCGTTGGTGCTCATACATCGAACCCGGAACTCCCCATCTCCCCGGGGACGGACTATGGCCCGGTTCCCCTGGGGGTCTATCTTGGCCAGGGGGGTCTCGATACCGCTTGCGGTAACCACCGACCAGGAAAGGTCCTGGTAACTCGTGTTTGCCGGGTACAGGCGGGCTTCCAGGGTAGCCTCTGGACTCTCAGGTGTGAGATTCTGGTTCCCGTCCAAGAGCAGTAGTTCAATTTTCCTGAGGGGAATTTCCTCTTCATTTCCCGTATGAATGGGCCGGGGGCTGTTCCGTGCTATGACGTTGTAATGACAAAGGTCTTGCTTTTCTGAGGGAACGGCGGTAAGGGTAATAGTGGCCGCCTCTAATCCAGGACTATGCACCCTAATGGTAAGGGGGCCTACTTCCTTGGTGGCTCCCACTAGGGCCATAAGTTTGCCATTAAAAAGACGGCGACTGGTGCCTTTGTAGGAGTCGTAATCGGTGCTGTCCCCATTATCAAGTCCGATGAGTCGACCCGCACCGGTCACTTCCACCATTACCCGGTTGCTGGCATTTTCTACAGGGTTGCCTGCGGCATCTTCCATGCTGATGGTGACAAACAGGAGGTCTCTGCCGTCTGCTTCAAGATACGGTTTAGAAGGAGAAAGGATTATTCGGGCGGGATCCCCAAAGGAACGACGGACGGCCCTTGCGATACATCGACCTGTTTCATCATATGCCAGGGCTACCAGTTCTCCCGGTTCGTAGGGGATTTTCCATGTGGCTACCTGATCCGTTCCCTGGTGGTGGTCTATATCCTTAGTTCCGATACATCGGCCGTTACAATACAGGGCAATCCGGGGCGCATTGGAACAGACCCGGACATCGATGAGTTGTCCCGGATTCCAGTCCCAGTAGGGGAATATGTGGATCATCGGTGCCCTTTTGTAATCGGTCCATGCGGCTTGATAAATATAGTAGGAATCTTTAGGAAAGGCGGCCGTGTCAATCTGCCCAAAGTAGGAATTCTTAGTGTGATAGGGAGTGGGTTCGCCGATATAATCAAAGCCGCTCCAGATAAACATCCCCAGGGAAAAGGGCGTATCCCGGTCAGCGGCGATACAGGCTTCGTGGGAACGGGCTCCCCAACTGGTGGGGCTATTCCCCAGGGCAGAACACTGCTGGTCTACCTCAGCGAGGATGGTGCATTCATAGGGGAAGTGATACACCCCCCTGCTTTGAACCACCGAGGCGGTTTCACTGCCATAGATTACCCAGTGGGGGTACCTGCGGTGGTGTTCCTGGTAGTATTTTTCCGCATAGTTATACCCCGCGTAGGTAAGAATATCCGCACACTTTTGGGCATTTTCCCAGGGCATAAAATTAGAACCAATGGTAACCGGCGCATTCCCTTTGGGATCGTGACGGCGAACCTCCTGTAACAAGAGCCAGGTGAGTTCCTGTCCCCGTTGGTCTGCGTGGGTATCGTAAATTTCATTACCGATACTCCACATCAAAAGACTCGGATGGTTCCGATCCCGGCGAATCCAGCTTGCCACGTCTTTTGCGTACCACTGAGGGAAAAACCGGGCGTAGTCGTAGGAAGTTTTGGGGCGTTCCCACATGTCAAAGGCTTCTGAAAGGATAAAAAAGCCCATTTCATCGGCCAGGTCCATCAGGGCCGGGGCACACATGTTGTGGGCAGTCCGGATGGCGTTTACCCCCATCTTTTTAAGGAGGCCCAGGCGATACCGCATAGCTTCTTTATTAAAGGCTGCCCCCAGAGCGCCCAGGTCATGGTGTTCGCAGGTACCATGGAGTTTTAAGGGAACCCCGTTTACAAAAAGCCCTTTTTCGGGGTCAAAGTTCAAAGTTCGGAAACCGATGGAATTTCGCTGTACTTCGATACACTGGCCGGTACTATCTAATAGGCGCGTTTCCAGGGTATACAGGTGGGGAGTATCGGGGCTCCAGAGAAGGGGATTCTGGACCCGGAATTGTTGGGTATCCCGATTCATCAGGGGCAGGAGGGGCCGTTTGCTGGTAGCAATACACTTTCCCTGATACGAGAGTCGATGTTCCAGTTCCAGGTTTGACTGAGGGGACCCTTCTCTTTCTGCAAAGATGGCGGTTTCTTCCTGTTTTGTTTTTGTTGCTTCCCAGGCAGGATTCCCCTGCACCAGTTCGGTTTCAATTTCTACAAGCCATTCTCCCTGAATCTGGCGTACCGTCACATATATCCCATGGGTGGGAATATAGGCCTGTCCTCGAGTCATGAGGTATACATCCCGGTATATCCCTGCGCCAGAATACCAGCGGCTATTGGGACTTTGATGCACTACCTTAAGGATTACCTCATTGGTTCCTTTTTTAAGGAAGGGAGTAATCTCGTGTTCAAAGGAGGAATACCCGTATTTCCACTGACCTGCCTCAAGGCCATTCACGTAGAGGGTGCTATCCATGTAAACCCCTTCAAAATAAAGGGCCACATGGCTGTTTTCATCGCGATCTAAGGAAAAACGTTTCCGATACCAGCCAATACTGTCTTCGTAAAGTTTTGTGCTATCCTCGATAAGCCAATCGTGGGGAATTTCTACAGGAGAAAAGGGAAGCCCTTCCCAGGAGGTACCCCCCAGGGGCGTTTTTGCAAATTCCCAGCCATCGTTCCAAAGGTATTTCTGATTCATACAAGCTCCTATGAAAAATATGGGTGAATATCTTTTTATCCCGCGGGTCCCGAAAAGGCAGCGGTCATGTCAGTCTTATGTTCTGGAAGCAGGCCACTCCTTATAGCGGATCTTCCCTTCCTGGGCTTCTTCGTACCGGGCCATCATGAAAAGTAAGTCCGAAAGACGGTTCACATACCGCAGGGTTGGGCCGTCCACTGCTTCGGTATGAGACAGGGCAACGATGCGCCGTTCTGCCCGTCGGCAGATGCTGCGGCATATGTCGAGCCGGGCAGAGGCAGGGGTGGCCCCGGGAATCACAAAGCCTTTAAGGGGAATTTCTGCTTCTAATTGGTGAACCAAACTGGTAAGGCGTTCCACATCCTCATCCGTCACGGGGTATATATAGGCTCCTGGCGTGGAGGTTGCCAAAGAGCCGGCCACCCTGAAGAGGTCCTCCTGTATGGTCTCGATAAGACCCTGTATGCGAAGGGTGTGCACCATATGGCGGGCATCTCCCAGAAAGGAATTGAGTTCGTCTATGGTACCGTAACTTTCTACACGAAGGGAATCTTTGGGTACCCGTTCACCCGACCACAGGCTTGTGGTCCCGTTATCGCCGGTTTTGGTGGATATGCTCATGTCGACACCTCGTTAGGGTATTATGAGAACTTCCTGCTCCCTGTACAAGATGTAAAATTACAAGAAAAACCTGTAAAAATTGGTTGACAGGATAAAAGATATGCTAATATACTAGTATCCATGGATGGAACACAACGGACAATTAAATTGAGAAGGCGGGAGCAGTACTGGCGACGGTATTGGTCCCTGTATGCGATGCTGTCGTTGCCATTGGTATATTTTTTCATCTTTCGGTATATACCAATGACCTATATCCAGATTGCCTTTAAAAACTACAGCATCGTGAGGAGTCCCTGGGAGATGCCCTGGGCGGGAAACTATGGGTTTGAATATTTTATTAAGGCCTTTGCAAACCGGGACTTTCTCAATGCCCTGCGGAATACCCTGATGCTCAACTTGCTCGACCTGGTGATGGGCTTCCCCGCTCCTATTATTCTGGCCCTTATTCTGAACGAGCTTCCCTATAAACGGTTTAAGCGGGTAACGCAAACGATTGCGTATATGCCCCACTTCCTCTCCTGGGTTATCATTGCAGGAATGGCCCTTCAGTTGCTTGCTCCCACAAGCGGTCTTATCAATATTTGGTTGCAAAAGATGGGGATTCAGCCTATTCCGTTCCTGAACCAGCCGGGTCACTGGGTGGGAACCTACGTGGTATTGGGAATCTGGCAAAGTGTGGGATGGAATACGATTATATATCTTGCGGCTATTACGAGTATCAATCCGGAACTCTATGAAGCGGCCGCCATCGATGGGGCGGGCCGTCTCCGGCGAATCTGGCATGTAACGTTGCCGGGTATTCGTTCCACTATTATTGTGCTCCTCATTCTTTCGTTAGGAAGGATCCTGGGAAGTGATTTTGATCGGCCCTTTGCCCTCCGGAATCCCCTGGTAAAAGATGTGTCCGATGTAATTTCTATCTTTGTATATAACTATGGGGTACGGGGGCTCCAGTTCTCCCTAACTACGGCGGTAGGATTGTTCCAATCGGTGGTAAGTGTAAGTTTCTTGCTTCTGGCGGATAAGCTCGCCAAAAAGTTTGGCGAACGGGGCATTGTGTAATGGGGGAGTGCCATGGTTAAGTCGAGAGAATCAAAATATTTAGATTACATACTGGTAGCGATTTGTTTAGGGGTTATCGTTGTTTGTATCCTTCCCATGATAAATCTTCTAGCCCGCTCTTTGAGTTCGGCGGAATATCTTATCCGGAATGAGGTAACCCTCTGGCCAAAGGGATTTAATATTGAAGCCTATAAACTGGTGTTGGGAGATAGCAAGTACACCTGGGCCATGGTGTGGACGGCGATTATTACGGTGGCGGGGACCTTCCTTTCGTTGTTCATGACCACCATATGCGCCTACCCCTTAACCTATGATAAGCTGAAGGGGAGGAAATTCTTTAGCACCTATATTCTTTTTACCATGTATTTTAGCGCGGGGACCATTCCGATGTATCTTCTTCTTAAGGATCTGCGCCTCTTAAATCATCCTCTGGTATTGATTGTTCCCTACTGTTTAAGCGTCTTTAACATGATCCTTATGCGGAACTATCTGTATACCATTCCTGATAGTTTAAGAGAATCCGCAGAAATCGATGGGGCAAGCCCTACCAAGATTCTTACCAGTGTGTACCTTCCCCTTTCTACTCCGGTTATTGCGACCCTGGCCCTGTTTTATGCGGTAGGCCGCTGGAACGGGTTTTCCGATGCCCTCATGTTCATGAATAAGCGGGAATACTGGCCGATTCAATTGTTACTGTACAACCTGATTAATGCGGTATCCAGTATCGAAACCTATTCCCAGGAAGGATTTACCCAGCCCGGTCTTAGTGAAACCCTGAAGGCGGCGGCAATTATGATTGCCACGATTCCCATATTGCTCGTGTATCCCTGGTTGCAGCGTTACTTTATCCAGGGAGTTACCCTTGGGGCTATTAAAGAATAATGAGGGTACCCCTAACCTGTGTGTACGGCCCATGCAAAAATTGCGGGTCTTAAGAGGCTCCTTCTCGGGGGGAGAAGGGGAGCGCTTTTTAAGAAGGATCCTAGCCACTCCGTAAGGGGTGGTTATCATAAACAAGGAGGATAAAGCTATGAAGAAGGCTTTATTGGTATTATTGAGTCTCCTCGTGGCGGTTACCCTGGTGGTCGCTGAAGGCCAGGCAGATAAGGGGGCTACTGCAGGTAGTAAAATCCCCGATGACCCCGGCTTTGTGAATGGCCGTTTTACTACCACGCGGACTATTACGGTGGAAGTCTATGATCGAGGTACCGGGGTAGCGCCGGAGAATAACTTCTTTGCCCGGTTTATTCAGGAAGGGGTGCTTCGGGATCATAACATTAAGGTGATCTTTAAGCCCGTACCGCGGTGGACCGAGGTCCAGGTGCTGAACAACCTGCTTGCGGCGGGGGAAGCGCCAGATATTTGTGTTACCTACGACTATCCTACCATTCAGACCTATGCCAACATGGGTGGTGTAATGGACCTTAATCCCTATCTGGAAAAGTATAAACCATATCTCAAAGATCTGTGGGATCTTCTGGGCGATGCAAACATCTACTTTGATCAGGATCCGGTAACCAAGCAATTGTGGGCCATTGAAGCGATCCGCAAGCCCAATACCCGCACCACTACCTTTATTCGGGAAGACTGGCTTAAGAAGCTCAATCTGCCTGAACCCAAAACCCTCGCCGAATTCGAAAAGACCCTGCGGGCCTTCCGGGACAATGCGGAAAAACTTCTGGGGAAAGACAAGGATAAGATGATCCCCTTCTTCCTGACGGTAGATGTGGGGTGGTATATTTCGGCTCTGGCGGACTCTTTCGTTCCCGAAAAAACCACCGATGAAACCCTCTATATTTATGGGTTTGATGATCGCCGCCTCCTGTGGCCTCGCTATAAGGAAGCCGTACGGGTAGTGAACAAGTGGTACAACGAAGGTCTTATCTGGAAAGACTTTGCCCTTTATCCCGTAGGTGATCCTACTGGGGATAACCTGATTAAAGCAGGATATGTAGGCGCCTTTATCCAGAACTGGGATCTTCCTTACCGGGATGGGGAAAAGGGAATCCATGGGAGTCTCCAGAAGCTTGTTGGCCCTGAAGCGGCTTACATTGCGATTGATACCTTCAAGAATGATGCAGGGAAGTATCGCAAGTATCTCGGTCCTGCGGTAGACCGGAAGGTCTTCTTTACCGCTAAGAACAAGGAACCCTTAGCTTCTTTGATTTATTTGAACTGGATTAGTAAATTGGAAAACCGGAAATTCCTAGCTATTGGAGAAAAGGGCGTACACCATGAGGTGCTCCCAGATGGAACAGTAAAACTCTTACCTAACCCAGAGGGGGATAAGAAAGTCAACTCCCTCTATAATATCGACTATACGATCACGCTCAACGGATTTGATTTGGGTGATCCCACTTTAACGGCTAAATCGATGGCCCTTGGGTACGGTGGGGTGGATCCCAAATATATCGAGCGGGCCTACAAAACCCAGATTACAGATGTACGGCTGCTTCCCGTATTCCGGGTTGGCGAAATCAAGTCCGAACAGGGTATGGGACCCGCATTGGCTGAAAAGCGGAATAACCTCCTTGTGCAGTCGGTAGTAGCTAAGGTCAGTGATTTTGATAAGGTCTTTGATGCGGGTATGAAAGATTACCTGAGCTCGGGTGGTCAGGCCATTATCGATGAGCGGAGGGCGAAGCTGGAAGAAATGAAGAAAGCCGCGGCTACAAAGAAGTAACTCGCTGGAATATCAAAACGTGAAACATAAAAATTAAGACGCGTTTTTTAAGAGACCGCTCTTGTGGGGGCGGTCCCTTTTTGTTTTTTTTGTATGAGATATGAGAATAGAAAGTTTTTCTTTTTGAATTTG
The window above is part of the Treponema sp. J25 genome. Proteins encoded here:
- the pepT gene encoding peptidase T, which codes for MKTTKNPKTFKERLGDSELVESLRSSFIRYAQIWTTSDRHIAETPSTPGQWDLARLLVKELQELGIPEVTLTDHCYVISRLPASKGYEGAPTIGFLAHMDTASDVSGKDVHPIVCENYQGERITLQDGVVLDPTSDEALAERIGDTIIHTDGTTLLGADDKAGIAEIMTLLRYLKNHPEVPHGPLEIVFSPDEETGKGLPEFPREHMRATAFYTLDGGPAGEIEAECFTAYKADVYFHGKAIHIGQARGKLANATLMAATYATLLPRSESPEATDGYYGYYCPIEIKGDLEEASLEIYLRDFDEKEMERRLGALESFAKTVEAQFPGGRVEVRPQFQYRNMKQKIDERPEVLALLMEAARKAGVEPYLKPIRGGTDGSRLTEMGIPTPNIYTGGHNFHSRTEWVSLSDMVVATRTLIELVQLWAKK
- a CDS encoding glycoside hydrolase family 2 TIM barrel-domain containing protein, which gives rise to MNQKYLWNDGWEFAKTPLGGTSWEGLPFSPVEIPHDWLIEDSTKLYEDSIGWYRKRFSLDRDENSHVALYFEGVYMDSTLYVNGLEAGQWKYGYSSFEHEITPFLKKGTNEVILKVVHQSPNSRWYSGAGIYRDVYLMTRGQAYIPTHGIYVTVRQIQGEWLVEIETELVQGNPAWEATKTKQEETAIFAEREGSPQSNLELEHRLSYQGKCIATSKRPLLPLMNRDTQQFRVQNPLLWSPDTPHLYTLETRLLDSTGQCIEVQRNSIGFRTLNFDPEKGLFVNGVPLKLHGTCEHHDLGALGAAFNKEAMRYRLGLLKKMGVNAIRTAHNMCAPALMDLADEMGFFILSEAFDMWERPKTSYDYARFFPQWYAKDVASWIRRDRNHPSLLMWSIGNEIYDTHADQRGQELTWLLLQEVRRHDPKGNAPVTIGSNFMPWENAQKCADILTYAGYNYAEKYYQEHHRRYPHWVIYGSETASVVQSRGVYHFPYECTILAEVDQQCSALGNSPTSWGARSHEACIAADRDTPFSLGMFIWSGFDYIGEPTPYHTKNSYFGQIDTAAFPKDSYYIYQAAWTDYKRAPMIHIFPYWDWNPGQLIDVRVCSNAPRIALYCNGRCIGTKDIDHHQGTDQVATWKIPYEPGELVALAYDETGRCIARAVRRSFGDPARIILSPSKPYLEADGRDLLFVTISMEDAAGNPVENASNRVMVEVTGAGRLIGLDNGDSTDYDSYKGTSRRLFNGKLMALVGATKEVGPLTIRVHSPGLEAATITLTAVPSEKQDLCHYNVIARNSPRPIHTGNEEEIPLRKIELLLLDGNQNLTPESPEATLEARLYPANTSYQDLSWSVVTASGIETPLAKIDPQGNRAIVRPRGDGEFRVRCMSTNGTNTVRLISQLEFTARGFGNLHKDPYQFISAGLYDDSNGDLGPGNEQGIATARDSMTIVGYRDLDFGSHGSDTIMLPIFTLNDEAYHLEVWDGHPQKPGSTLLGDLVYQKKSIWNVYQEETYRLKRRLRGLQSLYFVTTAKMHIKGFVFEKQNRTFTTIRALDYDELYGDSFRLAEQGIEEIGNNVTITFTELLFEETLPRSITIYGRSRTDKNSIHLRFSDGLETAVQLVEFTHTQDYGEETFPLAELPSSFRGKKLNLSFVFLPGSSFDFGWFRFNP
- a CDS encoding cob(I)yrinic acid a,c-diamide adenosyltransferase, which codes for MSISTKTGDNGTTSLWSGERVPKDSLRVESYGTIDELNSFLGDARHMVHTLRIQGLIETIQEDLFRVAGSLATSTPGAYIYPVTDEDVERLTSLVHQLEAEIPLKGFVIPGATPASARLDICRSICRRAERRIVALSHTEAVDGPTLRYVNRLSDLLFMMARYEEAQEGKIRYKEWPASRT
- a CDS encoding ABC transporter permease subunit; its protein translation is MDGTQRTIKLRRREQYWRRYWSLYAMLSLPLVYFFIFRYIPMTYIQIAFKNYSIVRSPWEMPWAGNYGFEYFIKAFANRDFLNALRNTLMLNLLDLVMGFPAPIILALILNELPYKRFKRVTQTIAYMPHFLSWVIIAGMALQLLAPTSGLINIWLQKMGIQPIPFLNQPGHWVGTYVVLGIWQSVGWNTIIYLAAITSINPELYEAAAIDGAGRLRRIWHVTLPGIRSTIIVLLILSLGRILGSDFDRPFALRNPLVKDVSDVISIFVYNYGVRGLQFSLTTAVGLFQSVVSVSFLLLADKLAKKFGERGIV
- a CDS encoding carbohydrate ABC transporter permease: MVKSRESKYLDYILVAICLGVIVVCILPMINLLARSLSSAEYLIRNEVTLWPKGFNIEAYKLVLGDSKYTWAMVWTAIITVAGTFLSLFMTTICAYPLTYDKLKGRKFFSTYILFTMYFSAGTIPMYLLLKDLRLLNHPLVLIVPYCLSVFNMILMRNYLYTIPDSLRESAEIDGASPTKILTSVYLPLSTPVIATLALFYAVGRWNGFSDALMFMNKREYWPIQLLLYNLINAVSSIETYSQEGFTQPGLSETLKAAAIMIATIPILLVYPWLQRYFIQGVTLGAIKE
- a CDS encoding extracellular solute-binding protein, coding for MKKALLVLLSLLVAVTLVVAEGQADKGATAGSKIPDDPGFVNGRFTTTRTITVEVYDRGTGVAPENNFFARFIQEGVLRDHNIKVIFKPVPRWTEVQVLNNLLAAGEAPDICVTYDYPTIQTYANMGGVMDLNPYLEKYKPYLKDLWDLLGDANIYFDQDPVTKQLWAIEAIRKPNTRTTTFIREDWLKKLNLPEPKTLAEFEKTLRAFRDNAEKLLGKDKDKMIPFFLTVDVGWYISALADSFVPEKTTDETLYIYGFDDRRLLWPRYKEAVRVVNKWYNEGLIWKDFALYPVGDPTGDNLIKAGYVGAFIQNWDLPYRDGEKGIHGSLQKLVGPEAAYIAIDTFKNDAGKYRKYLGPAVDRKVFFTAKNKEPLASLIYLNWISKLENRKFLAIGEKGVHHEVLPDGTVKLLPNPEGDKKVNSLYNIDYTITLNGFDLGDPTLTAKSMALGYGGVDPKYIERAYKTQITDVRLLPVFRVGEIKSEQGMGPALAEKRNNLLVQSVVAKVSDFDKVFDAGMKDYLSSGGQAIIDERRAKLEEMKKAAATKK